Proteins encoded together in one Planctopirus ephydatiae window:
- the cls gene encoding cardiolipin synthase produces the protein MFNWLPGTLAVISFVLQFSLVSVVLLTKRRQETATVAWIITIITLPYIGAILYLIFGINRVESTVKHRLRAWRRLSHRLPELSERHLLESDRLTPLQSNMAKVATRLAESRPTMHNRVDLLHDAGIAFDEIETAIRNARATIHLEYYIWQPDKIGTRLRDLLIEKARTGVKVRFLYDSIGSLRLSRRFIAPMREAGIEISAFVPGRGWLESWSLNLRNHRKIIIVDGEIGFTGGMNVGDEYLSRVPHFGHWSDTHLRLVGPSVLQLQMIFAEDWHCATGREISWQDDFPRPETHGHVEAQVVSGGPHMEDSVFQALFFAAINEARHHITITTGYFVPTNALVVALECAAVRGVKVRLLLSGAKGYWYTRMAGRSSYSPLLRAGAEIWEYNRGYLHSKTLTLDGEYSLVGSPNFDSRSVFLNFEVAVAMYDKGIAEQLNSQFEIDVRQAEPIEKSLWFKRSRWQKLQENWARMFAPIL, from the coding sequence GTGTTCAACTGGTTGCCGGGCACTTTGGCGGTCATCAGTTTTGTACTCCAGTTTTCTCTCGTTTCAGTGGTGCTCCTGACAAAACGCCGTCAGGAAACAGCCACCGTAGCATGGATCATTACGATCATTACGCTGCCATACATCGGTGCGATTTTGTACCTGATCTTTGGCATCAATCGGGTTGAATCCACTGTTAAACATCGATTGAGGGCCTGGAGGCGACTCAGCCATCGGCTTCCCGAACTCTCCGAACGACATCTGCTGGAAAGCGATCGATTAACTCCACTTCAATCCAATATGGCAAAGGTCGCCACCCGCCTGGCCGAATCCCGCCCGACCATGCATAACCGAGTGGATCTTTTGCATGATGCCGGGATTGCCTTCGATGAAATTGAAACCGCGATCCGTAACGCACGCGCGACAATTCATCTCGAGTACTACATCTGGCAACCCGACAAAATCGGCACTCGACTCAGAGACCTGCTCATCGAAAAGGCCAGAACTGGTGTCAAAGTCCGATTTCTTTATGACTCGATCGGTTCATTGAGATTGTCCCGCCGCTTTATTGCACCAATGCGGGAAGCGGGGATTGAAATTTCGGCGTTTGTTCCGGGACGAGGCTGGCTCGAATCGTGGTCGCTGAACCTGCGTAATCATCGCAAGATCATCATTGTCGATGGGGAAATCGGTTTCACAGGTGGAATGAATGTGGGTGACGAATATTTGAGTCGTGTCCCGCATTTTGGCCACTGGAGTGATACACACCTGCGACTGGTGGGCCCCTCGGTGCTGCAATTGCAGATGATCTTTGCGGAAGACTGGCATTGTGCCACTGGTCGCGAGATCTCGTGGCAAGACGATTTTCCCCGACCCGAAACACATGGTCATGTCGAGGCGCAGGTGGTTTCGGGTGGGCCGCATATGGAAGATAGCGTATTCCAGGCGCTGTTCTTTGCGGCCATCAATGAAGCCCGGCATCACATCACAATTACCACAGGATACTTTGTTCCCACAAACGCCCTGGTCGTGGCCCTGGAGTGTGCCGCTGTGCGGGGTGTGAAAGTGCGATTACTGCTCTCTGGTGCCAAGGGTTACTGGTATACCCGTATGGCGGGCCGGTCGAGTTACAGCCCGCTGCTGCGAGCGGGTGCTGAGATCTGGGAATACAACCGAGGTTATCTGCACTCGAAAACGTTGACTCTGGACGGCGAGTACTCTCTGGTGGGGAGCCCCAATTTCGATTCGCGCAGCGTCTTTCTGAATTTTGAAGTCGCTGTCGCAATGTACGACAAAGGCATTGCCGAGCAGCTCAACTCGCAGTTTGAAATCGATGTCCGCCAGGCAGAGCCAATTGAGAAAAGCCTGTGGTTCAAACGTTCCCGCTGGCAGAAGCTCCAGGAAAACTGGGCTCGCATGTTCGCCCCGATTTTGTAA
- a CDS encoding glycosyltransferase family 2 protein, giving the protein MHVSIVVPIYNELENLPLLHAAIMRVMEPLQHSCELILINDGSTDGSTEVMDQIAGADSRVKLIEFRKNFGQTAAMQAGIQAATGDVIVTIDGDLQNEPEDIPMMLAKIEEGYDLVHGWRKNRQDAVLHRKLPSICANWLIGKVTGFPVHDLGCTLKAIRSEIAKELQLYGEMHRFIPILARQRGARCIEVVTRHHARRFGVSKYGLGRVTRVLLDLATVKYLIQYAVSPMKLFGMMGLMAMFTSGLAAFASIGLKLAYNYDMTGNPLLLLSAVSGLAAIQFVFLGLLSELCSRIYFQVQNVQTYAVRKTTNFETVSLAISPAPLLDPRSRRAA; this is encoded by the coding sequence ATGCACGTTTCGATTGTCGTTCCAATCTATAACGAACTCGAAAACCTTCCACTTTTGCATGCCGCCATCATGCGGGTGATGGAACCTCTGCAACACAGTTGCGAGTTAATCCTCATCAACGATGGTTCCACCGATGGTTCTACCGAAGTCATGGATCAAATTGCTGGGGCAGATTCCCGAGTGAAACTGATCGAGTTTCGCAAGAATTTTGGCCAAACTGCTGCGATGCAGGCGGGAATTCAGGCAGCCACTGGTGACGTCATCGTCACCATCGATGGCGACCTGCAGAATGAGCCCGAAGACATTCCAATGATGCTGGCGAAAATCGAGGAAGGTTACGATCTCGTGCACGGCTGGCGTAAGAACCGGCAGGATGCAGTTCTCCACAGGAAACTTCCGTCGATTTGTGCCAACTGGCTGATTGGGAAGGTGACTGGTTTCCCGGTGCACGACCTCGGTTGCACACTCAAAGCCATTCGCAGCGAAATCGCCAAGGAATTACAGCTCTATGGCGAGATGCATCGCTTCATTCCCATTCTTGCCAGGCAGCGTGGAGCACGGTGCATCGAAGTCGTTACCAGGCATCATGCCCGGCGTTTTGGTGTCTCGAAGTACGGACTGGGCCGCGTCACTCGCGTGCTGCTGGATCTGGCAACCGTTAAATATCTGATTCAGTACGCCGTCAGCCCCATGAAACTCTTCGGGATGATGGGATTGATGGCCATGTTCACCAGCGGTCTGGCAGCATTCGCAAGTATCGGCCTTAAGCTGGCCTATAACTATGATATGACTGGCAACCCCCTGTTGTTGTTGAGTGCTGTTTCCGGATTGGCGGCGATTCAGTTTGTCTTTCTGGGCTTACTGAGCGAACTCTGCTCCCGCATCTATTTTCAGGTGCAGAACGTACAGACGTATGCTGTCCGC
- a CDS encoding ExeA family protein, with protein sequence MMPEDSLTRPSPFRLTLAPDDFFASVEHEEALSRLWYLAEQRAPVGVLSGISGTGKTFLLHVLARELSQAGVEAILLDATSLDRHELLWRIVEALGLGPDVEDSPLWLWSRLTDFLEGQKSTGQRLAFMIDHCQTLDPAAAHVLRRLLSLSVGCESNVTWIFAIGRSEEHAFLSWLEESSGLKIDLPIWSSARCDEFLRWRLARSEYSLPIFTKAAVDRLYTRSRGIPLEICRLADLALLAGSAEGRELIGAETIDCVAQELIRDRESSRPGTVVFD encoded by the coding sequence ATGATGCCGGAAGATTCACTGACGCGCCCCTCTCCCTTCAGGCTCACGCTGGCTCCCGATGATTTTTTTGCCAGTGTGGAACACGAAGAAGCGCTCTCCCGCCTGTGGTATCTGGCGGAACAGCGGGCACCTGTCGGTGTTCTGAGCGGAATCAGTGGAACCGGAAAGACATTTTTGCTGCATGTACTGGCTCGAGAGCTTTCGCAGGCGGGAGTCGAAGCGATTCTGCTGGATGCCACCAGCCTGGATCGACACGAACTGCTCTGGCGTATTGTCGAAGCCTTGGGACTGGGCCCGGATGTCGAAGACAGCCCGCTCTGGCTCTGGTCGCGGCTGACAGATTTCCTCGAAGGCCAGAAATCCACCGGCCAGCGTCTGGCATTCATGATCGATCATTGCCAGACACTCGATCCTGCGGCGGCACACGTTCTCCGCCGATTGCTCTCACTATCGGTGGGATGCGAATCGAATGTGACCTGGATCTTTGCAATTGGCCGCTCAGAAGAGCATGCCTTTCTGTCGTGGCTCGAAGAATCGAGCGGTCTCAAAATTGATCTGCCGATCTGGTCATCTGCCCGATGTGATGAATTCCTCCGCTGGCGACTGGCCCGTAGTGAGTATTCACTGCCGATCTTTACCAAAGCTGCCGTGGATCGGCTTTACACACGCTCGCGCGGGATTCCACTGGAAATCTGCCGACTGGCCGATCTGGCACTGCTGGCCGGGTCAGCCGAAGGGCGAGAACTGATCGGTGCGGAAACGATCGACTGTGTCGCCCAGGAATTGATCCGAGATCGGGAAAGCTCAAGGCCCGGCACCGTCGTCTTTGATTGA